A stretch of the Ensifer sp. PDNC004 genome encodes the following:
- a CDS encoding type II and III secretion system protein family protein, producing MTDTGRNQVSTGQKVKRSGNKFRASVAAGLSFCLAVTGMYLPAPTEAFAGASSVVRIVESGPGVKKKVSLGLNKAVVVDLPADAHDILVADPSLADAVTRTSRRIYLFGKSVGQTNIFVFGPNGEEIVSLDIEVERDVSNLQSNLRRFIPDADINVEIVSDNIVLTGTVRTPLDSTRAVDLAKAFLQGGEATTRNITAQGNNGDADIFAEDRQVSQIVNLLTIDGDDQVNLKVTVAEVSRQVLKQLGFNGRVSDGRSGIAFRNPANLGDAIGVGVNAVVNGSIGSTAISSYINAMEQAGVMRTLAEPSLTAISGQEAKFYVGGTFRLAGTQEVSEEDDPVTKQPKRKVEREVNDVEYGIRLNFKPVVLGPGRISLKIETNVSEPTYEGSVVTGNSYTDIPGNTFLGIRKREASTSVELPSGGSIVIAGLVQDNIRQAMSGLPGASKIPVLGTLFRSKDFARNETELVIIATPYLVRPVARSAISRPDDNFNPANDLDSYFLGRVNRIYGRPEAVAPAGRYHGNVGFIYK from the coding sequence ATGACAGACACGGGCAGGAACCAGGTGAGCACGGGGCAAAAGGTGAAGCGGAGCGGAAACAAATTTCGGGCGTCTGTCGCAGCCGGCCTATCATTCTGCCTGGCGGTTACCGGCATGTATCTGCCGGCGCCGACGGAAGCCTTTGCCGGCGCGTCCTCGGTCGTCCGCATCGTCGAAAGCGGCCCGGGCGTGAAGAAGAAGGTCAGCCTCGGTTTGAACAAGGCCGTGGTCGTCGACTTGCCAGCGGACGCGCATGATATCCTCGTCGCCGACCCGTCGCTCGCCGACGCCGTGACCCGCACCTCGCGGCGCATCTACCTGTTCGGCAAGTCCGTCGGCCAGACCAACATCTTCGTCTTCGGTCCCAACGGTGAGGAGATCGTCTCCCTCGACATCGAGGTCGAGCGCGATGTGTCCAACCTTCAGTCCAACCTGCGCCGCTTCATTCCGGATGCCGATATCAATGTCGAGATCGTCTCGGACAACATCGTGCTGACCGGTACCGTGCGCACGCCGCTCGATTCCACCCGCGCCGTCGACCTTGCCAAGGCCTTCCTCCAGGGCGGTGAAGCGACCACGCGCAACATCACGGCCCAGGGCAACAACGGCGACGCCGATATCTTCGCCGAAGACCGGCAGGTGTCGCAGATCGTCAACCTTCTAACAATCGACGGCGACGACCAGGTAAATCTTAAAGTTACCGTGGCCGAGGTCAGCCGCCAGGTTCTGAAACAACTTGGCTTTAATGGTCGTGTCAGCGACGGGCGAAGCGGGATTGCCTTCCGTAACCCGGCCAATCTCGGCGATGCGATCGGTGTCGGTGTCAACGCAGTGGTCAACGGGTCGATCGGCAGCACGGCGATCTCCAGCTACATAAATGCGATGGAGCAGGCCGGCGTGATGCGGACGCTGGCCGAACCGAGCCTGACCGCCATTTCGGGGCAAGAAGCGAAGTTCTATGTCGGCGGCACGTTTCGATTGGCGGGAACGCAAGAGGTATCGGAAGAAGACGATCCGGTAACGAAGCAACCCAAGAGAAAGGTCGAACGTGAAGTCAACGATGTCGAATATGGCATCCGTCTGAATTTCAAACCGGTCGTGCTCGGTCCGGGGCGCATCAGCCTGAAAATCGAGACGAACGTTTCGGAGCCAACCTACGAGGGATCCGTCGTTACCGGTAACAGCTATACCGACATTCCGGGCAATACCTTCCTCGGTATCCGCAAGCGCGAAGCATCGACCAGCGTCGAGCTCCCGTCCGGCGGCTCGATCGTGATCGCCGGCCTGGTTCAGGACAACATTCGCCAGGCGATGTCCGGCCTGCCGGGCGCTTCAAAGATCCCGGTCCTCGGCACGCTGTTCCGCAGCAAGGACTTCGCGCGGAACGAGACCGAACTGGTCATCATCGCCACGCCCTATCTGGTCCGTCCGGTTGCCAGAAGCGCGATCTCCCGGCCTGACGACAACTTCAATCCGGCCAACGACCTCGACAGCTACTTCCTCGGTCGCGTGAACCGCATCTACGGCCGTCCGGAGGCAGTCGCTCCGGCAGGCCGTTACCACGGCAACGTTGGCTTCATCTACAAATAG
- the cpaB gene encoding Flp pilus assembly protein CpaB, with the protein MKPVRIIILAVAVLSAAMAGLLAMRLTGAPAPQMAEPVVERAPTVNVLVASKSLPVGSRLGGDSIQWMAWPKDGVVDGIITEENQPTAIDDLTGAVVRLPIFNGEPVRHEKVADSSSRIMSSLLPAGKRAVATEITVATGAGGFILPNDRVDVIMVRKGDGELYLTETVLSNVRVLAIDQQVEEKDDGTKAVVGTTATLELTPDQSKVMTVAQQMAERISLALRSVADAQEPDTDAADYLLSGDGQPNIQVIKSGSIVKGDGTVGQTQQ; encoded by the coding sequence ATGAAACCGGTTCGCATCATCATACTGGCAGTGGCCGTTCTCTCGGCTGCGATGGCCGGTCTTTTGGCGATGAGGCTGACAGGCGCGCCTGCGCCGCAGATGGCTGAACCGGTCGTCGAGCGTGCCCCCACCGTCAACGTGCTGGTCGCCAGCAAGAGCCTGCCCGTCGGATCGCGACTGGGCGGTGACAGCATCCAATGGATGGCCTGGCCGAAGGACGGCGTGGTCGATGGCATCATCACGGAAGAAAACCAGCCGACTGCGATCGACGATCTGACCGGCGCGGTCGTCCGCCTGCCGATCTTCAACGGCGAACCCGTTCGTCACGAAAAGGTGGCCGATTCGTCCAGCCGCATCATGTCCTCGCTGCTCCCAGCGGGTAAGCGCGCCGTCGCGACCGAAATCACGGTCGCCACCGGTGCCGGCGGCTTCATCCTGCCGAACGACCGCGTCGACGTGATCATGGTGCGCAAAGGTGACGGCGAACTCTATCTGACCGAAACCGTGCTCAGCAATGTGCGTGTGCTCGCGATCGACCAGCAGGTCGAGGAAAAGGATGACGGCACCAAGGCGGTGGTCGGAACCACGGCCACGCTGGAACTTACGCCTGACCAGTCGAAGGTGATGACGGTCGCACAGCAGATGGCGGAACGCATTTCGCTGGCGCTTCGAAGCGTCGCCGACGCACAGGAGCCTGACACGGATGCAGCAGACTATCTGCTGAGCGGCGACGGCCAACCGAACATTCAGGTCATCAAGTCCGGCTCCATCGTCAAGGGCGATGGCACGGTCGGCCAGACGCAGCAATGA
- a CDS encoding prepilin peptidase → MIEAAIFVVFPFCLGFAAFSDLLTMTIPNRVSVILLGAFFLVAPMSGIGLTEIGLHLLAAAAVFAACFALFATNVMGGGDAKLLTASAIWFGLTPSLTAFLLYVSIFGGLLTLAVLLLRRQEHTILASGIPFPQLLLTAKKVPYGIAIALGGFAAYPSSPLMEAAFARLS, encoded by the coding sequence GTGATTGAAGCCGCCATTTTCGTGGTTTTTCCCTTTTGTCTGGGATTCGCGGCGTTTTCTGACCTGCTGACGATGACGATCCCGAACCGTGTTTCGGTGATCCTGCTTGGCGCCTTCTTCCTGGTGGCGCCGATGTCTGGCATAGGGCTTACGGAAATCGGCCTGCATCTGCTCGCAGCCGCCGCAGTCTTTGCCGCATGTTTTGCCCTGTTTGCGACGAACGTGATGGGGGGCGGAGACGCGAAGCTGCTGACGGCCAGCGCCATCTGGTTCGGACTGACGCCGTCGTTGACGGCCTTCCTGCTCTATGTCTCGATCTTCGGTGGGCTGTTGACGCTCGCGGTGCTTTTGTTGCGCCGGCAGGAGCATACGATCCTTGCGAGCGGCATTCCTTTCCCGCAGCTGCTGCTCACCGCCAAGAAAGTTCCCTACGGGATCGCGATCGCGCTTGGGGGCTTTGCCGCCTATCCCTCGTCGCCGCTGATGGAGGCGGCCTTCGCGCGGCTGTCCTGA
- a CDS encoding Flp family type IVb pilin, whose product MTKIFRRLLRDEAGATAIEYGLIAALISVALIAGATTLGNSLDSTFNGIGGKITTTTAGKL is encoded by the coding sequence ATGACGAAGATTTTCCGCCGCCTGCTACGGGATGAAGCCGGCGCGACTGCCATTGAGTATGGCCTGATCGCGGCTCTCATTTCCGTCGCCCTGATTGCTGGTGCGACCACGCTCGGGAACTCGCTCGATTCCACGTTCAATGGGATCGGTGGCAAGATCACGACGACCACGGCCGGCAAGCTCTGA
- a CDS encoding Flp family type IVb pilin, with protein MKKIFARLMKDESGATAIEYGLIAALISVALIAGASTLGNSLNSTFNGLGGKLTSTTSGKL; from the coding sequence ATGAAGAAGATTTTTGCCCGTCTGATGAAGGACGAGTCCGGCGCGACCGCCATCGAATACGGCCTGATCGCAGCCCTCATCTCGGTTGCCCTGATCGCTGGTGCCAGCACCCTCGGCAACTCGCTGAACAGCACGTTCAACGGCCTCGGTGGCAAGCTGACCAGCACCACGTCGGGCAAGCTCTAA
- a CDS encoding pilus assembly protein N-terminal domain-containing protein: protein MTTPFATGRAAIFAFAIAALAPSVAAAAESDMMRVYMDHARVLKLDRPVSKVIIGNAEVADATVADARTIVITGRNFGTTNLVILDQDGNAIVDERILVSIDEGNTVRVYKQTSRTVLSCTPNCERHAERKTAGSTN, encoded by the coding sequence ATGACCACGCCATTCGCGACCGGCCGAGCCGCCATATTCGCATTCGCGATCGCTGCCCTTGCTCCATCGGTTGCCGCCGCGGCCGAGAGCGACATGATGCGCGTGTATATGGATCACGCGCGCGTACTGAAGCTCGATCGCCCTGTCAGCAAGGTCATTATCGGCAATGCCGAGGTTGCGGACGCAACGGTTGCCGACGCCCGTACGATCGTGATCACCGGCCGCAACTTCGGGACGACCAACCTGGTCATCCTCGATCAGGACGGAAACGCGATCGTCGACGAGCGCATCCTGGTGTCGATCGACGAAGGCAACACCGTGCGCGTCTACAAACAGACGTCCCGCACCGTGCTCTCCTGCACACCAAATTGCGAGCGTCACGCCGAACGTAAAACCGCAGGTAGCACCAATTGA
- a CDS encoding TadE/TadG family type IV pilus assembly protein — protein sequence MNIEQGTGRPSGAEKRRKGIFSRFLRNRKGTTSIEFAILALPFFVVIFASLETFAAFYGDQLLANATETMARKVRTGQITFQQGKQTDMSEAQFRQAFCEEISVLMKCSATEAGQPSQFYLDVRAVADLSKFPVLIPRKTDSTDIDTTGFKFAPGGPGSFNVLRAYYRWSVFTDLVRPFITNLRPAGSSMPKDYLMVATATFRNESE from the coding sequence ATGAACATCGAGCAGGGCACAGGGCGGCCGAGCGGGGCCGAAAAAAGGCGAAAAGGCATCTTCAGCCGCTTCCTTCGCAACCGCAAAGGCACGACGAGCATCGAGTTCGCCATTCTCGCGCTCCCCTTCTTCGTGGTGATCTTCGCGTCGCTCGAAACCTTCGCCGCCTTCTACGGCGACCAGCTCCTTGCGAATGCGACGGAGACGATGGCGCGCAAGGTCCGCACCGGTCAGATCACCTTCCAGCAGGGAAAACAGACCGACATGAGCGAGGCGCAGTTCCGCCAGGCGTTCTGTGAAGAGATCTCGGTGCTGATGAAATGCTCGGCGACCGAAGCCGGCCAACCCTCGCAATTCTATCTGGACGTCAGAGCGGTCGCCGATCTCAGCAAGTTTCCCGTGCTGATCCCGCGCAAGACCGATTCCACCGACATCGACACGACCGGTTTCAAGTTTGCCCCTGGCGGTCCCGGCTCGTTCAACGTGCTTCGCGCCTATTATCGCTGGAGCGTCTTCACGGACCTCGTCAGGCCGTTCATCACCAACCTGCGGCCAGCTGGTTCAAGCATGCCGAAGGACTATCTCATGGTGGCGACCGCCACCTTCCGAAACGAGAGCGAGTGA
- a CDS encoding TadE/TadG family type IV pilus assembly protein, whose product MSYSALEILRFKPITKTLGALRRDKSGVGAVEFAMVAPLLVVAYLGAFELSVGFTVAGKTARAASATADVVAQQTEVNKAFLTNVSNIAKSILAPYGNTNYTLKISGIAVTNTNEGTILWSRDQAGATPYAVNTKVSLPAQFAATNSFVIRTELTVPHELLLYAPSLQATAKTIDLSKTAYFHARLSQPIKCSDC is encoded by the coding sequence ATGTCGTATTCCGCGTTAGAGATTCTGCGCTTCAAGCCGATCACCAAAACTCTTGGCGCGCTGCGGCGCGACAAGAGCGGCGTCGGTGCGGTCGAATTCGCGATGGTCGCCCCGCTTTTGGTGGTGGCTTATCTCGGCGCCTTCGAACTTTCGGTCGGCTTTACCGTTGCCGGCAAGACCGCGCGCGCCGCAAGCGCTACGGCCGACGTCGTCGCGCAGCAGACGGAGGTCAACAAGGCCTTCCTCACCAATGTGTCGAACATCGCAAAGAGCATCCTGGCGCCCTACGGGAACACCAACTACACGCTGAAGATCAGCGGCATCGCGGTCACGAACACCAATGAGGGCACGATCCTGTGGTCGCGCGATCAGGCAGGCGCCACGCCCTATGCCGTCAATACGAAGGTTTCGCTGCCCGCCCAGTTCGCAGCGACCAACTCCTTCGTCATTCGCACGGAACTGACCGTACCGCATGAACTCCTGCTCTACGCGCCAAGCCTTCAGGCGACCGCAAAGACCATCGATCTCTCCAAGACGGCCTACTTCCACGCACGCCTCTCCCAGCCGATAAAATGCTCGGATTGCTGA
- a CDS encoding phosphopentomutase: MARAFLFVLDSFGIGGAPDAEAFGDLGANTLSHIAEFCAIGAADRPGLREGPLSLPNMSALGLIHAAKLATGTVPQGMPVPNRVYGAYGAASEVSRGKDTPSGHWEIAGTPVMFDWGYFSAEGDAFPPELVEAICREANIPGILGNCHASGTDIIARHGEEHMRSGKPICYTSSDSVFQIAAHEQSFGLDRLLELCLIVRRLLDDYNIGRVIARPFVGTSPQTFVRTGNRRDFSVLPPEPTILDRLVEAERTVHAIGKIGDIFAHQGVTKLTKADGNMALFDASLAAIDEAEDGSLVFTNFVDFDMLYGHRRDVAGYAAALEAFDARLPDLDRRLQPGDIVILTADHGCDPTWRGTDHTRERVPVLMFGPSLRSRSLGIANTFTHIGETVAKHLGIAPGHHGRSLI; encoded by the coding sequence ATGGCGCGTGCCTTTCTATTCGTTCTCGATTCCTTTGGCATAGGTGGGGCGCCTGACGCCGAAGCCTTCGGCGATCTCGGTGCCAATACGCTTAGCCATATCGCCGAGTTCTGCGCTATCGGCGCTGCCGACCGGCCAGGCTTGCGTGAAGGCCCGCTCAGCCTGCCGAACATGTCCGCGCTTGGTCTGATCCACGCGGCAAAACTTGCGACCGGCACCGTTCCCCAGGGCATGCCTGTGCCCAATCGCGTCTATGGCGCCTATGGCGCGGCAAGCGAGGTATCGCGCGGCAAGGACACGCCCTCCGGTCATTGGGAAATCGCCGGAACACCGGTCATGTTCGACTGGGGCTACTTCTCCGCCGAAGGCGACGCCTTTCCGCCGGAGCTCGTCGAAGCGATCTGCCGCGAGGCCAACATTCCCGGCATTCTCGGCAACTGCCACGCCTCCGGCACCGATATCATCGCCCGCCACGGCGAGGAGCATATGCGCAGCGGCAAGCCGATCTGCTACACTTCGTCGGACTCGGTCTTCCAGATCGCGGCGCACGAGCAAAGCTTCGGCCTCGACCGGCTGCTCGAGCTTTGCCTGATCGTTCGCCGCCTGCTCGACGACTACAATATCGGCCGCGTCATCGCCCGCCCCTTCGTCGGCACGAGCCCGCAGACCTTTGTGCGCACCGGCAACCGCCGCGACTTCTCGGTGCTGCCGCCCGAGCCGACGATCCTCGACCGGCTTGTGGAGGCCGAGCGCACGGTTCACGCGATCGGCAAGATCGGCGACATCTTCGCCCACCAGGGGGTGACGAAGCTGACCAAGGCCGACGGCAACATGGCGCTCTTCGATGCCAGCCTCGCGGCCATCGACGAGGCCGAGGACGGCAGCCTGGTCTTCACCAATTTCGTCGATTTCGACATGCTCTACGGCCATCGCCGCGACGTTGCCGGCTATGCGGCGGCGCTCGAGGCCTTCGACGCACGCCTGCCCGATCTCGACCGGCGCCTGCAGCCGGGCGACATCGTCATCCTGACGGCCGACCATGGCTGCGATCCGACCTGGCGCGGCACCGACCATACGCGCGAGCGCGTGCCGGTGCTGATGTTCGGGCCGTCACTGCGCAGCCGCTCGCTCGGCATTGCCAACACCTTCACGCATATCGGCGAAACCGTCGCCAAGCATCTCGGCATCGCGCCGGGCCACCATGGGAGAAGCCTCATTTGA
- a CDS encoding adenosine deaminase encodes MTAHLKKAELHCHIEGATPPELALAQAEKYGVDTSAIIRDKAYLWEDFTSFVKCYDAIASLFKTEEDYALLAEAYLTELAEAGTIYSEIIVSPDHGKTIGLGAHAYLEGLAAGMEAARQKTGIESRMLITGIRHLGPESVIKTAEFAAKREHKLVTGFNLAGEERMHKVADFARAFDIVRDAGLGLTIHAGELSGAFSVRDALDHVRPSRISHGVRAIEDADLVRRLADAGVVLEVCPGSNISLQVFPDFASHPLRALHEAGVRVTLNSDDPPFFHTSLAQEYDIASAVMGFSDAEIKGMTRTAIEAAFVDEPTRKLLLARI; translated from the coding sequence TTGACCGCACACCTGAAGAAGGCGGAGCTGCATTGCCACATCGAGGGCGCGACGCCGCCCGAACTGGCTCTGGCCCAGGCCGAGAAATACGGCGTAGACACCAGTGCAATCATCCGCGACAAGGCCTATCTCTGGGAAGACTTCACCAGCTTCGTGAAGTGCTACGATGCCATCGCCTCGCTGTTCAAGACCGAGGAAGACTACGCGCTGCTCGCGGAAGCCTACCTGACGGAACTCGCCGAAGCGGGCACGATCTATAGCGAGATCATCGTTTCGCCTGATCACGGCAAGACGATCGGCCTGGGTGCCCATGCCTATCTCGAAGGCCTTGCGGCCGGCATGGAAGCGGCCCGGCAGAAGACCGGCATCGAATCGCGCATGCTGATCACCGGCATCCGCCATCTCGGCCCGGAATCGGTGATCAAGACAGCCGAGTTCGCCGCCAAGCGCGAGCACAAGCTCGTCACCGGCTTCAACCTCGCCGGCGAGGAACGCATGCACAAGGTCGCCGACTTCGCGCGCGCCTTCGATATCGTGCGTGATGCCGGCCTCGGGCTGACGATCCATGCCGGCGAACTCTCCGGCGCTTTCAGCGTGCGCGACGCGCTCGACCATGTGCGCCCGTCGCGCATCAGCCACGGCGTGCGGGCGATCGAAGACGCGGATCTGGTGCGGCGCCTGGCGGACGCCGGCGTGGTGCTCGAGGTTTGCCCCGGCTCCAACATCTCGCTTCAGGTCTTCCCGGATTTCGCGTCGCATCCGCTGCGGGCACTGCACGAGGCCGGCGTGCGCGTGACGCTCAACTCCGACGATCCGCCGTTTTTCCACACGTCGCTCGCCCAGGAATACGACATCGCCTCCGCGGTGATGGGCTTCAGCGACGCTGAGATCAAAGGCATGACCAGGACCGCGATCGAAGCCGCCTTCGTCGACGAGCCGACGCGTAAGCTGCTGTTGGCGCGGATCTAG
- the upp gene encoding uracil phosphoribosyltransferase, protein MNGVTVIDHPLVQHKLTIMRKKETSTAGFRRLLREISTLLCYEVTRDLELTMERIETPLQEIDSPVLEGKKLVFASILRAGNGLLEGMLELVPSARVSHIGVYRDHETLEAVEYYFKAPESLSERLIIVVDPMLATGNSSIAAIDKLKERGAKNMRFLCLLAAPEGIRNFQSAHPDVPIFTASIDSHLNELGYIMPGLGDAGDRMYGTK, encoded by the coding sequence ATGAACGGCGTTACAGTGATCGATCATCCGCTTGTGCAACACAAGCTGACCATCATGCGCAAGAAGGAGACCTCGACTGCGGGTTTCCGCCGGCTTCTTCGGGAAATTTCGACGCTGCTCTGCTACGAGGTGACGCGCGATCTCGAACTGACGATGGAGCGCATCGAAACGCCGCTGCAGGAAATCGACTCGCCGGTCCTCGAAGGCAAGAAGCTTGTCTTCGCCTCGATCCTGCGGGCCGGCAACGGGCTGCTCGAAGGCATGCTCGAACTGGTGCCTTCCGCCCGCGTCTCCCATATCGGCGTCTATCGCGACCATGAGACGCTCGAAGCGGTGGAATACTACTTCAAGGCACCCGAGAGCCTGTCAGAGCGCCTGATCATCGTCGTCGATCCGATGCTTGCCACCGGCAACTCGTCGATCGCCGCGATCGACAAGCTGAAGGAACGTGGCGCCAAGAACATGCGCTTCCTCTGCCTGCTCGCCGCGCCCGAAGGCATCCGCAACTTCCAGAGCGCGCACCCGGACGTGCCGATCTTCACGGCCTCGATCGACAGCCACCTGAACGAACTCGGCTACATCATGCCCGGTCTGGGTGACGCCGGCGACCGCATGTACGGCACCAAGTGA
- a CDS encoding TIGR02281 family clan AA aspartic protease: protein MLVRLLTLAGVAALAAMLVPHFATSVLTQADSNSAVETTPAAPAMTAKYASGRSVVLDADGRGHFFGTFRINGRTERGLVDTGASAIAINISTARRLGISPSSLSFASRVSTANGVIEAAPTMLNRIEIGGIVVRDVQALVLPDKALSGTLIGMTFLNRLSSFRVEDGALHLVR from the coding sequence ATGCTCGTCCGTCTGCTTACATTGGCCGGTGTGGCCGCGCTTGCGGCGATGCTGGTGCCTCACTTCGCGACGAGCGTCCTGACACAGGCCGACAGCAACTCGGCCGTCGAAACGACGCCTGCCGCGCCGGCAATGACAGCGAAATACGCCTCTGGACGCAGCGTCGTGCTCGACGCGGACGGAAGGGGACACTTCTTCGGCACGTTTCGCATCAACGGCCGCACGGAACGCGGGCTGGTCGACACGGGCGCAAGCGCCATTGCCATCAACATTTCAACCGCGCGCCGGCTCGGCATCTCACCGAGCTCGCTCTCGTTTGCCTCCCGCGTCAGCACCGCCAACGGGGTCATCGAAGCGGCTCCGACCATGCTAAACCGGATCGAGATTGGCGGTATCGTGGTGCGCGACGTGCAGGCGCTTGTGCTGCCGGACAAGGCGCTTTCCGGCACGCTGATCGGCATGACGTTCCTCAACCGATTGTCGTCCTTCCGCGTGGAGGACGGCGCCCTGCATCTCGTCAGGTGA
- the deoA gene encoding thymidine phosphorylase, translated as MTMLPQETIRRKRNGEHLAPAEIADFIRGLSDGSISEGQVAAFAMAIWFSGMSREETVALTLAMRDSGETLDWSGISRPIADKHSTGGVGDNVSLMLAPIVAACGLAVPMISGRGLGHTGGTLDKLESIPGYDIQPSAAVFRRTVDEIGCAIIGQTANLAPADKRLYAIRDVTATVDSVPLITASILSKKLAAGLQSLVLDVKLGNGSFMSDTREAEILARSLVDVANGAGVRTCALLTDMNEPLADAAGNALEIDNCLSFLRGEKKGTRLETVVLAFAAEMLLAGGVAGDAEQGEALARKVLGSGEALERFGKMVHALGGPADFIERSVAYLGRAPVILPVETEQSGYLAACETRELGMAVIALGGGRSHPDDRIDHRVGFDALKPLGTRVEKGDLIAFVHAADQGAAEAARRRLLELYTIDDVEPETRSPILAKIT; from the coding sequence GTGACGATGCTTCCGCAGGAAACCATCAGGCGCAAGCGCAACGGCGAGCACCTCGCCCCGGCCGAGATCGCGGATTTCATTCGCGGCCTGTCGGATGGTTCGATCTCCGAAGGGCAGGTCGCCGCCTTCGCTATGGCGATCTGGTTCTCCGGCATGAGCCGTGAGGAGACCGTCGCGCTGACATTGGCGATGCGCGATAGCGGCGAAACACTCGACTGGAGTGGCATTTCACGCCCGATTGCCGACAAGCATTCGACCGGCGGTGTCGGCGACAACGTCTCGCTGATGCTGGCGCCGATCGTTGCTGCCTGTGGGCTTGCCGTGCCGATGATATCAGGGCGTGGCCTCGGGCACACCGGCGGCACGCTCGACAAGCTCGAATCCATACCCGGCTATGATATCCAGCCGTCGGCGGCGGTTTTCCGCCGCACGGTCGACGAGATCGGTTGCGCCATCATCGGCCAGACCGCCAATCTCGCGCCTGCCGACAAGCGCCTCTATGCGATCCGCGACGTCACCGCGACCGTCGATTCGGTACCTCTGATCACGGCCTCGATCCTGTCGAAGAAGCTCGCGGCCGGCCTTCAGTCGCTGGTGCTCGACGTCAAGCTCGGCAACGGCTCCTTCATGAGCGATACGCGCGAGGCCGAGATCCTGGCACGCTCGCTGGTCGATGTCGCAAACGGCGCCGGCGTGCGCACCTGCGCACTTCTAACCGACATGAACGAACCGCTGGCAGACGCGGCCGGCAATGCGCTGGAGATCGACAACTGCCTGTCTTTCCTGCGGGGCGAGAAGAAGGGAACACGGCTTGAAACGGTCGTGCTCGCCTTTGCCGCCGAAATGCTGCTGGCGGGCGGTGTTGCCGGCGATGCCGAACAGGGCGAAGCCTTGGCGCGCAAGGTGCTTGGCAGCGGAGAAGCGCTGGAACGCTTCGGGAAGATGGTCCATGCGCTGGGTGGACCGGCGGATTTCATCGAGCGCTCGGTCGCCTATCTCGGCCGTGCGCCGGTCATCCTGCCGGTCGAGACCGAGCAATCCGGCTATCTGGCTGCCTGCGAGACGCGGGAACTGGGCATGGCCGTGATCGCCCTCGGCGGCGGCCGTTCGCATCCGGACGACAGGATCGATCATCGCGTCGGTTTCGACGCCCTGAAGCCGCTTGGAACGCGGGTCGAGAAGGGCGATCTGATCGCCTTCGTTCACGCGGCAGACCAGGGGGCTGCGGAAGCGGCCCGGCGACGCCTGTTGGAACTCTACACGATCGACGACGTCGAGCCGGAGACGAGGTCTCCGATCCTTGCCAAGATCACCTGA
- a CDS encoding purine-nucleoside phosphorylase codes for MTAAAELLKARLGDLSPRYGIVLGSGLGSLVEALDETLRLSYAEIPGFPVSSVSGHAGELVAGTLSGVPVVMLSGRVHYYEQGDANAMRGPLETLKALGIECLVLTNSAGSLREDLPPGSVMRISDHINYSGFNPLIGVESDDRFVGMTNAYDAELAGRMQDSAERLGIPLLAGVYMWFSGPSFETPAEIRMARILGADAVGMSTVPEVILARFFGLRVVAASVITNFGAGMTGGEISHHETKDMAPVGGKRLAAILADMIAADAVRG; via the coding sequence ATGACCGCGGCCGCTGAACTGTTGAAGGCCCGGCTCGGCGACCTTTCTCCGCGCTATGGCATCGTGCTCGGCTCCGGCCTCGGTTCGCTGGTCGAGGCTTTGGACGAGACGTTGCGCCTCTCCTACGCCGAAATCCCCGGCTTCCCGGTCAGCAGCGTCTCCGGTCATGCCGGCGAGCTCGTGGCCGGAACGCTCTCGGGCGTGCCCGTTGTCATGCTCTCCGGCCGGGTTCACTACTACGAACAGGGCGACGCCAATGCGATGCGCGGCCCACTGGAGACCCTGAAGGCGCTCGGCATCGAATGCCTCGTGCTGACCAATTCCGCCGGATCGCTGCGCGAGGATCTGCCGCCGGGATCGGTGATGCGGATCTCCGATCACATCAACTATTCGGGCTTCAACCCGTTGATCGGCGTCGAAAGCGACGATCGCTTCGTCGGCATGACCAATGCCTATGATGCCGAGCTTGCGGGGCGAATGCAGGACAGCGCCGAACGCCTCGGCATTCCGCTTCTCGCCGGCGTCTATATGTGGTTTTCCGGCCCGAGCTTCGAAACGCCGGCGGAGATCCGTATGGCGCGCATCCTCGGCGCCGATGCCGTCGGCATGTCCACGGTTCCGGAAGTCATCCTCGCACGCTTCTTCGGCCTCCGCGTCGTTGCCGCCTCTGTGATCACCAATTTCGGTGCAGGCATGACCGGTGGCGAGATCAGCCATCACGAGACCAAGGACATGGCGCCGGTCGGGGGCAAGCGGCTGGCCGCAATCCTCGCGGACATGATCGCGGCCGACGCGGTGCGCGGGTGA